In one Bradyrhizobium sp. 4 genomic region, the following are encoded:
- a CDS encoding sugar ABC transporter ATP-binding protein, with protein MAEILFELAGISKSYPGVMALDDVSLHVNRGEVVGLIGENGAGKSTLMRVLGGVIAPSEGVIRIGGTDHARVTVTEATQAGIAFVHQELNLFENLDVAANVFIGREKLMGGPLKLVDNAEMRDRVTPLLERLGADFAPDTLVEDLSIAERQMVEIAKALSIDARVIIMDEPTSSLTISETERLLEVIADLKAHGISVIYISHRLGEIMTCADRVVVLRDGRTVGELARDQLSHAAMIRLMIGRDLKALHTPPKQAPQPGGCDIVGVVTSAFPDRQVDLSVRHGEILGLAGLVGAGRTSLARAAFGIDPLLGGEIRIDNAPVAVASPRDAISQGIYLVPEDRKKSGLVLELPIRENMTLASLLDHARMWLVSGAAERKVAKEQVRRLSIKAPSIDMEVVTLSGGNQQKVVLGKWLSMQPRVMFFDEPTRGIDVGAKGEIYALMRELADQGVAIVMISSDMEEVIGVSDRVAVMHEGSVSGVLEREQFSEYNVLRLAMGQALETAEAAAP; from the coding sequence ATGGCGGAAATCCTGTTCGAACTCGCCGGGATCAGCAAATCCTATCCCGGGGTCATGGCCCTCGATGACGTCAGTTTGCACGTGAATCGCGGTGAGGTCGTGGGCCTGATCGGCGAGAACGGCGCCGGCAAGTCGACGCTGATGCGCGTGCTCGGCGGCGTGATCGCGCCGAGCGAGGGCGTGATCCGCATCGGCGGCACCGACCATGCACGTGTGACGGTGACCGAGGCAACGCAGGCCGGCATCGCCTTCGTGCACCAGGAACTGAACCTGTTCGAAAATCTCGACGTCGCAGCCAACGTGTTTATCGGGCGCGAGAAGCTGATGGGCGGGCCGCTGAAGCTGGTGGACAATGCCGAGATGCGTGATCGCGTGACGCCGCTGCTGGAGCGGCTGGGTGCCGATTTCGCGCCGGATACGCTGGTCGAAGACCTCTCCATCGCCGAGCGTCAAATGGTGGAGATCGCCAAGGCGCTCTCGATCGACGCCCGCGTGATCATCATGGACGAGCCGACCTCCAGCCTGACGATTTCGGAGACGGAACGGCTGCTGGAAGTGATTGCCGATCTGAAGGCGCACGGCATTTCGGTGATCTATATCTCTCACCGGCTCGGCGAGATCATGACCTGCGCTGACCGCGTCGTGGTGCTGCGCGACGGGCGCACTGTTGGCGAGTTGGCGCGGGACCAGCTGAGCCACGCCGCAATGATCCGGCTGATGATCGGCCGCGACCTGAAAGCGCTGCATACCCCGCCGAAACAGGCGCCGCAGCCGGGCGGCTGCGATATCGTCGGCGTCGTGACATCAGCCTTCCCCGACCGGCAGGTTGATCTTTCCGTGCGGCATGGCGAGATCCTGGGCTTGGCGGGGCTCGTGGGCGCCGGCCGCACTTCTCTTGCCCGCGCAGCGTTTGGCATTGACCCGCTGCTGGGCGGCGAGATCAGGATCGACAACGCACCGGTCGCTGTCGCGTCGCCGCGCGACGCGATCAGCCAAGGCATCTATCTGGTGCCGGAGGACCGCAAGAAATCCGGGCTCGTGCTGGAATTGCCGATCCGCGAGAACATGACGCTGGCGAGCCTGTTGGATCATGCGCGGATGTGGCTGGTCAGCGGCGCAGCCGAGCGCAAGGTTGCGAAAGAGCAGGTCAGGCGCCTCTCCATCAAGGCGCCAAGCATCGACATGGAGGTGGTGACGCTCTCCGGCGGCAACCAGCAGAAGGTCGTGCTGGGCAAATGGCTGTCCATGCAGCCGCGCGTGATGTTCTTCGACGAGCCGACCCGCGGCATCGACGTCGGCGCCAAGGGCGAGATCTACGCGTTGATGCGCGAGCTTGCCGACCAAGGCGTCGCGATCGTGATGATTTCCTCGGACATGGAGGAGGTTATCGGAGTCTCCGACCGCGTGGCGGTGATGCATGAAGGCAGCGTCAGCGGCGTGCTCGAGCGGGAGCAGTTCAGCGAATACAACGTATTGCGACTGGCCATGGGCCAGGCGCTCGAAACCGCGGAAGCGGCCGCGCCATGA
- a CDS encoding carbohydrate porin has protein sequence MLRRFINTAGVCGVGIAFSSLFCGGVYAADFSTKAAPVPYGTADDFWTRPYLFGDLGRTKLKEQGIELGLTLGNESVGNLSGGSRNTAANAGQLWFGAKLDMGKLAGIPGGTVGLTLVDRFGKNLNTEADIPALQLTNEVFGRGNILRLTQLYYSQKLFDDRLELKGGRLPVGSDFFFGLCEFINLTFCGGQPGNIQGGYIYNWPVSQWAGVVHYKIAPEFTVSVGVYDANPGYLTTSDPGVYFLPGIPASNRASGVMVPVELVWAPKGPLTGTWRLGGWYDSASSIDGGLPGVISTIPGVGGVPDQNISDQRGRFGVYESILQRLTVEGPGAQGWYTFLNTTVADHRTSYQDYQIALGFRHTGTFSWRPQDEVGFAVGTTHVNTAALSPNAGGNEVPLEVWYGWQATGWLNLKFDAQYVINPGGRGYNAVGVKTDNAVVLGMRTEVHF, from the coding sequence ATGTTGCGCAGGTTTATAAACACCGCAGGGGTGTGCGGTGTGGGGATTGCTTTCTCATCGCTGTTTTGCGGTGGAGTATATGCGGCCGATTTTTCGACGAAAGCTGCACCTGTTCCGTATGGTACGGCTGACGATTTCTGGACGCGGCCGTATCTGTTCGGCGATCTCGGCAGGACCAAGCTGAAGGAACAGGGCATCGAGCTGGGCCTGACGCTCGGCAACGAATCCGTCGGCAACCTCTCGGGTGGAAGCAGGAACACCGCAGCCAACGCCGGTCAGTTGTGGTTCGGCGCGAAGCTGGATATGGGAAAACTCGCCGGCATCCCCGGCGGCACCGTCGGTCTCACGCTGGTCGACCGCTTCGGCAAGAACCTGAATACCGAAGCGGACATTCCCGCCTTGCAGCTGACCAACGAAGTGTTCGGCCGCGGCAATATTCTGCGCCTGACGCAGCTCTATTACTCGCAGAAGCTTTTCGATGACCGCCTTGAACTCAAGGGCGGCCGTCTTCCGGTCGGCTCCGACTTCTTCTTCGGTCTCTGCGAGTTCATCAACCTGACCTTCTGCGGCGGCCAGCCCGGCAACATCCAGGGCGGCTACATCTACAATTGGCCGGTGAGCCAGTGGGCCGGTGTCGTGCATTACAAGATCGCGCCGGAATTCACGGTGTCGGTCGGTGTCTACGATGCCAATCCGGGTTACCTGACGACGTCAGACCCGGGCGTCTACTTCCTGCCCGGCATTCCCGCCTCGAATCGCGCCAGTGGCGTGATGGTGCCGGTGGAGTTGGTCTGGGCGCCGAAGGGCCCCTTGACCGGGACCTGGAGACTTGGCGGCTGGTACGACAGCGCCTCCTCCATTGATGGCGGTCTTCCGGGTGTTATCAGCACCATCCCGGGCGTCGGTGGCGTCCCGGATCAAAATATCAGTGATCAACGCGGCCGCTTCGGCGTTTACGAGTCGATCCTGCAGCGGTTGACCGTCGAGGGTCCGGGCGCGCAGGGTTGGTATACCTTCCTCAATACCACCGTCGCCGATCATCGGACGTCGTACCAGGATTACCAGATCGCCCTGGGCTTCAGGCATACCGGAACGTTCTCGTGGCGTCCCCAGGACGAAGTCGGCTTCGCGGTGGGAACGACCCACGTGAACACGGCTGCCCTCAGTCCCAACGCCGGCGGCAACGAAGTGCCGCTCGAAGTCTGGTACGGATGGCAGGCAACCGGCTGGCTGAACCTCAAGTTCGACGCCCAGTATGTCATCAATCCCGGTGGGCGCGGCTATAACGCGGTGGGCGTGAAGACCGATAACGCCGTGGTTCTTGGCATGCGCACCGAGGTCCACTTCTGA